The Solanum lycopersicum chromosome 9, SLM_r2.1 genome window below encodes:
- the LOC101243633 gene encoding pentatricopeptide repeat-containing protein At3g09060, with amino-acid sequence MAMLPKKLSPKSLLKLLKSEKNPNAALSLFDIASQHPNYTHDSIIFHHILRKLSDQRFIPHMTRIVHMIQTQKCLCSEDVALTVIKGYAKNSMVDKAMEIFQNMKNIFGCIPGVRSFNTLLNAFVVSNQLSRAELFFKYFGTMGVSPNLETYNVLIKLACKKRQFDKAKELLDWMWESKLMPDVYTYGTLINGLAKNGHLGKALEVFDEMFERGLYPDVTCYNILIDGFLKSGDYDSGKKIWARLNSGSNVYPNVVSYNVMINGLCRCGKFNEGLELWDRMKKNAQKMDLFTCSTLIHGLCELGNVNGAERIFKEMIETGLSPDVVVYGALLNGYCKVGEIVKCFELWELMGKEDCRNVTSYNILMRGLFENRMVDEAVSVWKLMNENGVVADSTSYGILIQGLCDNGYVNKALKVLQAENQGERCMDSYAYSSIVKGLCREGRLEEANAILDLMAKQGCTLSSHVCNALINGFIKASKIAEALRFFGEMSSRNCSPTVVTYNVLIDGLCKAERFGDAYKLVEDMLQKGWTPDMITYSLLMDGLCQSKKVDLALKLLSQIVSKGFKPDVTMVNIIIHGLCSAGNLDNALQLFLSMSQWECLPNLVTYNTLMEGFYKARDCKNASAVWAFILKGGFQPDIISYNITLKGLCSCHRMSDAILFFSDALNRKIRPTAITWNILVRAVIYG; translated from the coding sequence ATGGCGATGTTACCCAAGAAGCTTTCCCCAAAATCCCTCTTAAAGCTTCTCAAATCCGAGAAGAATCCCAACGCTGCACTCTCCTTATTCGATATAGCTTCTCAACACCCAAATTACACTCACGACTCCATTATCTTCCACCATATTCTCAGGAAACTCTCCGACCAAAGATTCATCCCTCACATGACCCGAATAGTTCATATGATTCAAACCCAGAAATGTTTATGCTCTGAGGATGTTGCATTGACTGTAATTAAAGGGTATGCGAAGAATTCCATGGTTGATAAAGCTATGGAAATTTTTCAGAATATGAAGAATATTTTTGGTTGTATACCTGGGGTTAGGTCTTTTAATACATTGCTTAATGCTTTCGTTGTTTCGAATCAGTTGAGTAGAGCTGAGTtgttttttaagtattttggaacaATGGGTGTGTCTCCAAATTTGGAAACTTATAATGTTTTGATTAAACTTGCTTGTAAAAAGAGGCAATTTGATAAGGCAAAAGAGTTGTTGGATTGGATGTGGGAAAGTAAGTTGATGCCAGATGTGTATACTTATGGAACTTTGATCAATGGACTTGCCAAGAATGGACATTTGGGTAAGGCCTTAGAGGTGTTTGATGAAATGTTTGAAAGAGGGTTGTATCCAGATGTGACctgttataatattttaattgatgGATTTTTGAAAAGTGGTGATTATGATAGTGGTAAGAAAATTTGGGCGCGGTTGAATAGTGGGTCGAATGTTTACCCTAACGTGGTTAGCTATAATGTCATGATTAATGGTTTATGTAGATGTGGTAAGTTTAATGAGGGATTGGAACTCTGGGACAGGATGAAGAAAAATGCACAAAAAATGGACTTGTTTACGTGTAGTACATTGATTCATGGTTTGTGTGAATTGGGCAATGTCAATGGGGCTGAGAGGATTTTTAAGGAAATGATTGAGACTGGACTATCACCTGATGTTGTGGTATATGGTGCTTTGCTTAATGGTTATTGTAAGGTCGGGGAGATTGTAAAGTGTTTTGAGTTGTGGGAGCTGATGGGGAAGGAAGATTGTCGCAACGTTACTAGTTATAATATATTGATGAGAGGTTTGTTTGAGAATCGAATGGTGGATGAAGCGGTTTCTGTTTGGAAGCTTATGAATGAGAATGGCGTTGTTGCTGATTCAACATCTTACGGAATACTAATTCAAGGGTTGTGTGACAATGGGTATGTGAACAAGGCTTTGAAGGTCTTGCAAGCTGAAAATCAAGGAGAAAGATGCATGGATTCATATGCGTACTCATCTATTGTTAAGGGGTTGTGCAGAGAAGGAAGATTGGAAGAAGCAAATGCTATACTTGATTTGATGGCTAAACAGGGATGTACACTAAGTTCTCATGTTTGCAATGCACTAATCAATGGCTTCATCAAAGCATCTAAAATTGCAGAAGCACTCAGATTTTTTGGTGAAATGAGTAGTCGGAATTGTTCGCCAACAGTAGTAACCTATAATGTGCTGATTGATGGATTATGCAAAGCTGAAAGATTTGGTGATGCCTATAAGCTTGTGGAGGACATGCTGCAGAAAGGGTGGACGCCGGACATGATAACATATAGCTTATTGATGGATGGCCTTTGCCAAAGCAAAAAGGTAGACCTGGCCCTGAAATTATTGAGTCAAATTGTTAGCAAGGGATTCAAGCCTGATGTGACCATGGTTAACATTATAATTCACGGCCTTTGCTCTGCTGGAAACCTTGATAACGCATTGCAGCTCTTTTTGAGCATGAGCCAATGGGAATGTCTCCCGAATCTCGTCACATATAACACCCTTATGGAGGGATTTTATAAAGCTAGAGACTGCAAAAATGCTTCAGCTGTTTGGGCTTTCATTTTAAAAGGTGGGTTTCAGCCGGATATTATTTCTTATAATATTACTCTTAAGGGGCTTTGTTCTTGCCATAGAATGTCGGATGCTATATTATTCTTTAGTGATGCCCTTAATAGGAAAATCCGTCCAACGGCAATTACATGGAATATACTTGTCAGAGCAGTTATTTATGGCTGA
- the LOC101253615 gene encoding uncharacterized protein: protein MIHLKPIHYSMTPNQHVFFNRTSHFQRKDLVRCLCKPNDSNSDSEATPPPPTPPPQGDSRQQELLAMIAQLQTQKVRLTDYLDERSAYLSQFAEDANTEIDQIGENALKELDEAGERIMGNIESRMQAFEESVELNKQEIEENEKKLADFVDQMEEEKNEGLFFKNLGQKQPVDKAKAKKETEKMKQLNKEIAESNTRKNIYLALMGLVVVGITNALISSPSDLGKSAVLGVILVGLLSQVIYEQKVLSESETKQKQTSEEEKK from the exons ATGATTCATCTAAAACCAATTCACTATTCTATGACACCAAATCAACATGTATTTTTTAACAGAACAAGTCATTTCCAAAGGAAAGACCTCGTTCGCTGCCTCTGCAAACCAAATGATTCAAATTCAGACTCAGAAGCAACTCCACCTCCACCTACGCCGCCTCCTCAAGGAGACTCCCGTCAGCAGGAACTGCTTGCAATGATAGCACAGCTTCAAACACAGAAAGTCCGTCTTACTGATTATTTAGACGAAAGATCGGCTTATCTATCACAGTTTGCTGAAGATGCCAATACTGAGATTGACCAAATTGGTGAAAATGCCCTCAAAGAGCTTGATGAAGCTGGTGAAAGG ATAATGGGAAATATAGAGAGCCGGATGCAAGCTTTTGAGGAATCAGTAGAGTTAAACAAACAGGAGATTGAAGAGAACGAGAAGAAGCTGGCAGATTTCGTAGACCAAATGGAGGAGGAGAAAAATGAAGGGCTTTTCTTTAAGAACTTAGGGCAAAAACAACCGGTGGATAAAGCAAAAGCTAAGAAGGAAACAGAGAAGATGAAGCAACTCAATAAAGAAATTGCTGAGTCAAATACTAGAAAGAATATCTACCTTGCACTTATGGGCCTCGTGGTAGTTGGGATTACGAATGCCTTGATCTCTTCACCGTCTGACCTGGGAAAGAGTGCAGTTCTTGGAGTGATCTTGGTGGGTTTGCTTTCTCAAGTCATCTACGAGCAGAAAGTGTTATCAGAATCAGAAACAAAGCAAAAGCAGACATctgaagaagagaaaaagtgA